In Rutidosis leptorrhynchoides isolate AG116_Rl617_1_P2 chromosome 6, CSIRO_AGI_Rlap_v1, whole genome shotgun sequence, the DNA window TTGATGGCGGGTAAGCTACATCTTAACTATATGTATCACAATTTGTATCTATTTAATCCTTTAACTTATGTACTACTGAAAAATATTAAATGTGATGCTTTTTGTTTACAGAATCGTCCTGGAAACGGATGCAAATGTCATTGCTGGTAAGGTTGCCAGCCACAGTGTAGATTCTGGAGCTTCTCTCTCTGAGCAGGTACTTTTAGCTATAGTTTTCTCACAAGCAAATAGTATGAGGATACACATTGTTAAAGAAAATTCTGATTATTTGTTTCATATTTTGTGCTATAACTTTATGAACATCATCTTTGCAGACAATAAGTCAAGCATTGGCAACTGCACGGGAACATCTTACAAGATCTCTCCTCAAGTAACGAACTTTAAACTGAAAAAGAGAAATATTTTGGATCTTTATTGTTTATCACAAAAAGAATGCTATGAAAGCACCCCAAGATTCTGACTTCGAATCTATTGTCTTAATTTCAGTGTATGATGATACAGTTTGGAGTTGAACAAGCCCAGTTTCTTGATTTCAAGTTGGATCTTGTGTAGCCAAGCGGAACAATTTGGACATTGGTTTTTTGATATTTAGACCTGATATGTTATCCTTATTGCTTGTTGTGATTTTGTAGGGCATGGTCATCTACTTTAAATGGGTTGTatgaaaattgttttttttttttttttttttaatcagatAATTACCATCGACTGATAGAAAGAAATTCCTAATATTTACCGACAGGGCTTATTTATTTATAATAGAAATTCGAGCTTTAAAGGTACCATTTTTATTTGAAAAGCTTTTATGAATTTGTCTTGAGAAATGAGAACACAATTGTATTCAACTCTTTTATTGGTGTTGTGAAAGCCTCCTAATAGACCAACTAAGTCGGATTAGGTGTATCCAATCCGACTAGGCTCATGAGAAATATCGACCGTAAGTTTGAGTGGTTTGATGGTTGtgcttgtcgaagtacttttaatTTCATTCCAGGGTACACAAGTGGTTTAATCCTCTACTTTGCGTACTTGGAGCTTTTTAAGATCTATCTATGCTCATATAGGTTAAAATAGGTCAAAGTTAGTCAACTTCCGACTAGTCAGCGGACTTGACCAACTGGTCCTTACAGAGTCTCGGCAAACTAGTTCCAGACTAGTGACTTTTACAACCTTACTTTTCACTCCTGTTTGCATCAAGTTAAAAATATCTTGTACAACATACACATTTGATGCTTGCGGAATACTTAAACTTATGAAGTTGTTTTGGTTACTGGCATTTTTATTTCTCCCAAGACATAAGTAACAACTAACAAAGTAACAAGTGATAAATTAACTACTTTAAAGCCAGATTAACTTTTAGATAAAACAACAGAATACGTTAAGTATGCACAGTTCAGAGCAGTATATTTAATTTCAGGAATATGATCATTGTTAAAAGTATGCATCCTCTGTTTTAATACGGTGCATGTTGACATTGCTTTTTTAAATaataaaaccaaaaaaaaaaaattttgcagaCTTTGATAACATTGTGTAGTAATAAAACATATGGCCAGGACAGTCCAAGATAGCAACTTTTTCCCAGAATACTTCAAAGAGACTTTGGGTTTTAAAGAGGGTCATACACCCGTGAACCCGATTATTATAAACAGTCATGATTGAGAACCATAAAGCGATAAACTTACTAATCACTTTTATCATATCATATGTAGTGATTAATTGGATGTAAAGGTAGTTCAAGTATTCACCCAAATGTATAATATCTTGTTAAATGCTCTGTTGAATGAATTTCAATACAATCTTCATGAAAAAGAAATGGACAAAAAGTAGGGCCCATCCTAATTACCACACCAACCAATAGTCTTGTTTGTCTTAAATCCGAATTCAGATGACTGCTGTGATTCGGgttgaggaggaggaggaggaggtctATACTCCTTTGGCTTTGCAGGATCGACAAAAATAACCCATCCATCTAAAAACTTTGCGTTCATTCCTTCACGAGCCTTCTCAGCTTCTTCTATAGACGCATATGTAACAAACGCAAACCCCTTCGATCTTTGAGAGGCTCTATCCATAATTACTTTTGCTGCAAATTGAAGAAAAACCATGGTGTTACACATATGAATATAATTATGTAGACGGGTCAGATGTGAAGTCTCAGAAACTCAACATATGTACATTACCCTCAACAAGCTGGCCAAAAGGAGCAAATGCTTCTTTAAGTTTCTCATCAGTTGTATTTCTGTTTAAGCCTGCAAATGTTGTTGTTCAGATATTAAGCATCAAAAAAATACCATCAAGCAACACAATTATCGAATGACGAAGCAGGACCGAACCTCTAAAGAGCACATGTTTATTAAGTTATAGAAAAAATAAATATCCACACATGAATAAATCCCATTTCACTACCACAtttaattacaaatgaaaaaaaaaaaaaaaaaaaaaaaaaaaaaatttttacctCCATTCAGGTCTATTGAATACAA includes these proteins:
- the LOC139855696 gene encoding organelle RRM domain-containing protein 2, mitochondrial-like; this encodes MAFSSSFRRVVNGSSSLMKSQLAAARFSSTTSTLTAPKLFISGLNRNTTDEKLKEAFAPFGQLVEAKVIMDRASQRSKGFAFVTYASIEEAEKAREGMNAKFLDGWVIFVDPAKPKEYRPPPPPPQPESQQSSEFGFKTNKTIGWCGN